One Fundidesulfovibrio terrae genomic window carries:
- a CDS encoding divergent polysaccharide deacetylase family protein, protein MAQKRPGKPRRRSPKQQRGRAPTPAALVFFAGVAVAAILLFFGYAFYYLPEKQGPKAPPATQTQPKPQAQAPAPPVQAPQAQAPAAGQSPPSGQGQAQPGGHAPDQTPSQAQAPAVPSTPAVQAPPAPTAPEAKPGNPRLAVVIDDLGGSLDQARDILDLGLPVTFSIIPGLTHSKDVDAMAAKAGMEVILHQPMEAHGNAPESPGTLRSGMNVPEVSRILAAHLAQLPHAVGVSNHTGSKATEDPVLMAAVMGELKSRNLFFLDSMTSPKSVGLKEAARASVPALPRTVFLDNERGQQASLLMLAQAEKDARTKGRAVAIGHPYPETIGALAVWSLRRDKGVQLVSLSKIIKE, encoded by the coding sequence ATGGCACAGAAACGCCCCGGCAAGCCCCGGCGGCGCTCTCCGAAACAACAGCGCGGCCGGGCACCCACTCCGGCCGCGCTCGTTTTTTTCGCGGGCGTGGCCGTGGCCGCCATCCTCCTGTTCTTCGGCTACGCCTTCTACTACCTGCCAGAAAAGCAGGGTCCCAAGGCGCCCCCGGCAACCCAGACCCAGCCCAAGCCCCAGGCGCAAGCTCCGGCGCCGCCCGTTCAGGCCCCACAAGCCCAGGCTCCTGCGGCCGGGCAAAGCCCGCCGTCGGGCCAGGGCCAGGCTCAGCCAGGGGGACACGCCCCCGACCAGACGCCATCCCAGGCGCAAGCGCCCGCCGTACCGTCGACGCCCGCGGTTCAGGCCCCGCCAGCCCCCACAGCCCCGGAAGCAAAGCCCGGCAATCCGCGCCTGGCCGTGGTCATCGACGACCTGGGCGGCTCCCTCGACCAGGCCAGGGACATTCTGGACCTGGGGCTGCCCGTCACATTCTCCATCATCCCCGGCCTCACCCACTCCAAGGACGTGGACGCCATGGCCGCCAAGGCGGGCATGGAGGTCATCCTGCACCAGCCCATGGAGGCCCACGGCAACGCGCCCGAATCCCCCGGCACCCTGCGATCCGGCATGAACGTGCCCGAGGTTTCGCGCATCCTGGCCGCACATCTCGCCCAGCTGCCGCACGCCGTCGGCGTGAGCAACCACACCGGCTCCAAGGCCACGGAAGACCCCGTGCTCATGGCCGCCGTCATGGGCGAGCTCAAAAGCCGCAACCTGTTCTTCCTGGACTCCATGACCTCGCCCAAAAGCGTGGGCCTCAAGGAGGCCGCCCGCGCCTCCGTGCCCGCCCTGCCCCGGACCGTGTTCCTGGACAACGAGCGCGGCCAGCAGGCCTCGCTTCTCATGCTGGCCCAGGCCGAGAAGGACGCCCGGACCAAGGGCCGCGCCGTGGCCATAGGCCACCCCTACCCCGAGACCATCGGGGCGCTGGCCGTGTGGAGCCTGCGCCGCGACAAGGGCGTGCAGTTGGTGAGCTTGTCGAAGATTATCAAAGAGTAA
- a CDS encoding S41 family peptidase translates to MSRISKTGVAVIVAALILTAGLALAQEDRFGPLKRFSQVLDLVENNYVKNVTRQELIDGAIVGMLQQLDPHSSFLSKEDFKEMQVSTSGEFSGIGIEISVENGRITVISPIDDTPADKAGLKAGDVIVEIEGQSTQDMSLMDAVQRIRGPKGKPVALTIVHKGSNKPEKLRIVRESIPIVSVKSSEVEPGYLLVRVTRFNENTTAELKDSVAAYTKGGTALKGIILDLRNNPGGLLDQAVSVSDFFLTKGRIVTIKGRKDEQRKDFDSKKDGFEPSVPVTVVINAGSASASEIVAGALQDNKRALLVGDKSFGKGSVQTVIPLNDGSGIKLTTALYYTPSGRSIQAEGIEPDFKVPLQQDTDKEKDLFAQGHQVRERDLNRHLDNVSRKKKADGTDPKQKIKELMEHDNQLKLALELLKYAPVSASAQ, encoded by the coding sequence ATGTCCCGCATTTCCAAGACCGGGGTGGCCGTGATCGTTGCCGCCCTGATCCTCACCGCCGGATTGGCCCTGGCTCAGGAGGACCGGTTCGGTCCCCTCAAACGCTTCAGCCAGGTGCTCGACCTGGTGGAGAACAACTACGTCAAGAACGTGACCCGCCAGGAGCTCATCGACGGGGCCATCGTGGGCATGCTCCAGCAGCTCGACCCGCACTCCAGCTTCCTCTCCAAGGAAGACTTCAAGGAGATGCAGGTAAGCACCTCGGGCGAGTTCAGCGGCATCGGCATTGAAATCTCCGTGGAGAACGGACGCATCACCGTCATCTCCCCCATCGACGACACCCCGGCCGACAAGGCTGGACTCAAGGCCGGCGATGTCATCGTGGAGATCGAGGGCCAGTCCACCCAGGACATGTCCCTCATGGACGCCGTGCAGCGCATCCGTGGCCCCAAGGGCAAGCCCGTGGCGCTCACCATCGTGCACAAGGGCAGCAACAAGCCCGAAAAGCTGCGCATCGTGCGCGAATCCATCCCCATCGTCTCCGTGAAGAGCTCCGAGGTCGAGCCCGGCTACCTGCTGGTGCGCGTCACCCGCTTCAACGAGAACACCACCGCCGAACTCAAAGACTCGGTCGCCGCCTACACCAAGGGTGGAACGGCGCTCAAGGGCATCATCCTCGACCTGCGCAACAACCCCGGCGGACTGCTCGACCAGGCCGTGAGCGTCTCCGACTTCTTCCTGACCAAGGGCCGCATCGTCACCATCAAGGGCCGCAAGGACGAACAGCGCAAGGACTTCGACTCCAAGAAGGACGGCTTCGAGCCCTCCGTGCCCGTCACCGTGGTCATCAACGCCGGAAGCGCCTCGGCCTCCGAGATCGTGGCCGGAGCGCTGCAGGACAACAAGCGCGCCCTGCTGGTGGGCGACAAGAGCTTCGGCAAGGGCTCGGTGCAGACCGTGATCCCCTTGAACGACGGCTCGGGCATCAAGCTCACCACCGCCCTCTACTACACCCCCAGCGGCCGCTCCATCCAGGCCGAGGGCATCGAGCCCGACTTCAAGGTGCCCCTGCAGCAGGACACCGACAAGGAAAAGGACCTCTTCGCCCAGGGACACCAGGTGCGCGAACGCGACCTGAACCGCCACCTGGACAACGTCAGCCGCAAGAAGAAGGCCGACGGCACCGATCCCAAGCAGAAGATCAAGGAACTCATGGAGCACGACAACCAGCTGAAGCTGGCCCTGGAACTGCTCAAATACGCCCCTGTGAGCGCATCGGCCCAGTAG
- a CDS encoding murein hydrolase activator EnvC family protein — MPPGTLSFLILVLALSGVPVLAATPYPLTATPAELAARPELEKIQSNIRVLEARLRQQATRFAALSGEAGRLSRERQGLEDEIAQLTGRLKTMLPALWEMDVRLKGVMDASVAPWDETDRGLAWLGSVYAQAREDLNRLRIKNNELAANMEKEAGLKPEADAQGSQTESSRDALLAERLKLLKELTALRRERPAPPEQLERILEQASLADFSPLGVADKPFEAARGVLPWPAKGTSAQGFAPQTSPAVNGVSIATAPGAKVTAVHWGRVAFAGEVKGLGHVVVLAHGGGALTVYSRLSSVSVSPGQEVARGAILGAAGELSPGGASGMSFELRFGLKPINPSRWLIVG, encoded by the coding sequence ATGCCCCCTGGGACCCTTTCTTTCCTGATCCTGGTCCTGGCCCTGTCCGGGGTCCCCGTTCTGGCGGCGACGCCCTACCCGCTGACGGCCACCCCGGCCGAACTGGCCGCGCGCCCGGAACTGGAAAAGATCCAGTCCAACATCCGCGTCCTGGAGGCGCGCCTCAGGCAGCAGGCCACGCGTTTCGCGGCCCTTTCCGGCGAGGCAGGCAGGCTCTCGCGGGAGCGCCAGGGCCTCGAGGACGAAATCGCACAGCTCACCGGCAGGCTTAAAACCATGTTGCCCGCCCTCTGGGAGATGGACGTGCGCCTGAAGGGCGTCATGGACGCCTCCGTGGCTCCCTGGGACGAGACCGACCGGGGCCTCGCCTGGCTGGGCTCGGTGTACGCCCAGGCCCGCGAGGATCTGAACCGGCTGCGCATCAAGAACAACGAGCTGGCCGCCAATATGGAGAAGGAGGCCGGGCTCAAGCCCGAGGCCGACGCCCAGGGCTCCCAGACGGAATCCTCCCGGGACGCGCTTTTGGCCGAGCGTCTGAAGCTCCTGAAGGAGCTCACCGCGCTGCGCCGCGAGCGGCCCGCCCCTCCGGAACAGCTGGAACGCATCCTGGAGCAGGCGTCCCTGGCGGACTTCTCCCCTCTCGGGGTCGCGGACAAGCCCTTCGAGGCCGCGCGCGGGGTGCTGCCCTGGCCCGCCAAGGGAACTTCCGCCCAAGGATTCGCCCCCCAGACTTCGCCCGCCGTAAACGGCGTCTCCATCGCCACTGCCCCCGGAGCCAAGGTGACGGCGGTGCACTGGGGGAGGGTGGCTTTCGCGGGCGAAGTGAAGGGCCTGGGCCACGTGGTGGTGCTGGCCCACGGGGGAGGCGCGCTGACGGTCTATTCCCGCCTCTCTTCCGTGTCCGTTTCGCCCGGCCAGGAGGTCGCGCGCGGCGCCATCCTGGGCGCGGCGGGGGAACTCTCGCCGGGCGGTGCTTCCGGCATGTCTTTTGAATTGCGTTTTGGCTTGAAACCAATTAACCCCAGCCGATGGCTTATTGTCGGTTAA
- a CDS encoding endonuclease III domain-containing protein has translation MSRRERLMEYYRSMLGSLGHRNWWPAKTPFEVCVGAILTQNTAWTGVEKAIANLEGAGALTPETLRGLPRPELEELIRPAGYFRLKAERLSGLLDYLERSCGFDLPELSRRDMGQVREELLGVRGVGPETADSILCYALGMPSFVVDAYTRRILSRHGLVPEDAHYDELRDYFMDVLDPDPALFNDFHAQLVRVGNRFCKTRKPLCEECPLGPFLS, from the coding sequence ATGTCACGACGTGAACGGCTCATGGAGTATTACCGGTCCATGCTGGGCTCGCTGGGTCACAGGAACTGGTGGCCCGCAAAGACGCCCTTCGAGGTGTGCGTGGGGGCCATCCTCACCCAGAACACCGCCTGGACCGGAGTGGAAAAGGCCATCGCCAACCTGGAAGGGGCGGGGGCGCTTACCCCCGAAACCCTGCGCGGCCTGCCGAGGCCTGAGCTTGAGGAGCTGATCCGCCCGGCCGGATATTTCCGGCTCAAGGCCGAGCGCCTGTCCGGCCTTTTGGACTATCTGGAACGGAGCTGCGGCTTCGACCTGCCGGAGCTTTCCCGGCGCGACATGGGCCAGGTGCGCGAGGAGCTTCTCGGGGTGCGCGGCGTGGGCCCCGAGACCGCGGACTCCATCCTGTGCTACGCGCTCGGCATGCCGAGCTTCGTGGTGGACGCCTACACCCGGCGCATCCTCTCCCGGCACGGCCTGGTTCCCGAGGACGCCCACTACGACGAGCTGCGAGACTATTTCATGGACGTGCTGGACCCCGATCCGGCCCTCTTCAATGATTTCCACGCCCAACTGGTGCGCGTGGGCAACCGGTTCTGCAAGACCAGGAAACCGCTGTGCGAAGAATGCCCCCTGGGACCCTTTCTTTCCTGA
- the cutA gene encoding divalent-cation tolerance protein CutA, which produces MAAVFVYVTARDRAEALAIGRTLVQERLVACANVLDGVRSLYWWDGAVQEEDEALFVAKTRSELVDAVVARVKELHSYEVPCVVALPVAAGNPDFLDWISAETGPQS; this is translated from the coding sequence ATGGCGGCCGTGTTCGTCTACGTCACCGCCCGGGACCGTGCCGAGGCCCTGGCCATCGGCCGGACCCTGGTCCAGGAGCGCCTGGTGGCCTGCGCCAACGTCCTGGACGGCGTCCGATCCCTGTATTGGTGGGACGGCGCGGTCCAGGAGGAGGACGAGGCCCTGTTCGTGGCCAAGACCCGCTCCGAACTGGTGGATGCGGTGGTGGCGCGGGTGAAGGAGCTCCATTCCTACGAGGTCCCCTGCGTGGTGGCCCTGCCGGTGGCGGCCGGCAACCCCGATTTCCTGGACTGGATTTCCGCCGAAACCGGTCCGCAATCGTAA
- a CDS encoding carbohydrate kinase family protein, whose amino-acid sequence MRILVFGSMAYDRIMTFPGKFADHILPDKLHILSVCFVLQDLQEKFGGTAGNIAYSLSLLGDSPTIIATVGKDFEPYAAWLAQHGLTMQGIRNVPEEFTAGAYITTDQTDNQITAFNPGAMKVQAGFSLDGFDPASTLGIVAPGCLADMKFYSAKFKELNIPFFYDPGQNITAFSGEELAEMLTGASYLITNDYELQLIMNATGLTKESILHRVGILITTLGEEGSVINEKGVETRVPAACISGVKDPTGAGDSFRAGLLRGLAQGKPLPVAARMGAVCAAYCVEQHGTQEHAFTEAEFWARYEENFGKAD is encoded by the coding sequence ATGCGCATCCTCGTCTTCGGGTCCATGGCCTACGACCGGATCATGACCTTCCCCGGCAAGTTCGCCGACCACATCCTGCCCGACAAGCTGCACATCCTCTCGGTGTGCTTCGTGCTTCAGGACCTGCAGGAGAAGTTCGGCGGAACGGCCGGCAACATCGCCTATTCGCTGAGCCTTTTGGGCGACAGCCCCACCATCATCGCCACCGTGGGCAAGGACTTCGAGCCCTATGCGGCCTGGCTGGCCCAGCACGGGCTCACCATGCAGGGCATCCGCAACGTGCCCGAGGAATTCACCGCCGGGGCCTACATCACCACCGACCAGACCGACAACCAGATCACCGCCTTCAACCCCGGGGCCATGAAGGTCCAGGCCGGGTTCTCCCTGGACGGCTTCGACCCGGCCTCCACGCTCGGCATCGTGGCCCCCGGCTGCCTGGCGGACATGAAGTTCTACAGCGCCAAGTTCAAGGAGTTGAACATCCCCTTCTTCTACGATCCCGGCCAGAACATCACCGCCTTCTCCGGCGAGGAGCTGGCCGAGATGCTCACCGGCGCCAGCTACCTCATCACCAACGACTACGAGCTCCAACTCATCATGAACGCCACCGGCCTCACCAAGGAGTCCATCCTGCACCGGGTGGGCATCCTCATCACCACCCTGGGCGAGGAAGGCTCGGTCATCAATGAAAAGGGCGTGGAGACCCGCGTGCCCGCCGCCTGCATCTCGGGCGTCAAGGACCCCACCGGCGCGGGCGACTCCTTCCGGGCGGGCCTCCTGCGCGGCCTGGCACAGGGCAAGCCCCTGCCCGTGGCCGCCCGCATGGGCGCGGTGTGCGCCGCCTACTGCGTGGAGCAGCACGGCACCCAGGAACACGCCTTCACCGAGGCCGAATTCTGGGCGCGCTACGAGGAGAACTTCGGCAAGGCCGACTAG
- a CDS encoding phosphotransferase family protein, with protein sequence MRKGTEEKTPLVIGPEKIQAYLRQVFGDTAKLTWLGEIGQVGTQGMKEFGYGKPLRLEFSVEGRLKSAVLSIMRGDKYGHQFYWDRAAILMFQHETSGRLPRHAKPMGLGYFDVHDKMAAVVDPKEFFILTELVDGDGYHETLERIVREGATPADIALARDFAGWLAEIHADKSDDPDLYLRRVRNLIGASECIFGLVDAYPHPYDKFPPERFQALEKRVVDWRWKLRSYNHRLSVVHGDFHPWNTLVREDGGRFDFSVLDRSRGEFGEPADDVSTMSLNFVLFGLYGQTGTPRLQGDFEKLYTAFWEEYLERTGDEEILEVIAPFYVFRGLVIASPQWYPHHPEPVREGLLRFLERVLEEERFDWRGINKYLE encoded by the coding sequence ATGCGCAAGGGAACCGAGGAAAAGACCCCCCTGGTCATAGGCCCGGAAAAAATCCAGGCCTATCTGCGCCAGGTGTTCGGCGATACCGCGAAACTCACCTGGCTCGGCGAGATCGGCCAGGTCGGAACCCAGGGCATGAAGGAGTTCGGCTACGGCAAGCCCCTGCGCCTGGAGTTCTCAGTGGAGGGCCGCCTCAAGTCCGCCGTGCTCTCCATCATGCGCGGCGATAAGTACGGCCACCAGTTCTACTGGGACCGCGCCGCCATCCTCATGTTCCAGCACGAGACCTCGGGACGCCTGCCCCGCCATGCCAAGCCCATGGGCCTGGGCTACTTCGACGTGCACGACAAGATGGCCGCAGTGGTGGACCCCAAGGAATTCTTCATCCTCACCGAGCTGGTGGACGGCGACGGCTACCACGAGACGCTCGAACGCATCGTCCGCGAGGGAGCCACACCCGCGGATATCGCCCTGGCCCGGGACTTCGCGGGCTGGCTGGCCGAAATCCACGCGGACAAGAGCGACGACCCGGACCTCTACCTGCGCCGCGTGCGCAACCTCATCGGGGCCTCCGAGTGCATCTTCGGGTTGGTGGACGCCTACCCCCATCCCTACGACAAGTTCCCGCCCGAGCGCTTTCAGGCCCTGGAGAAACGCGTGGTGGACTGGCGCTGGAAGCTCAGAAGCTACAACCACCGCCTGAGCGTGGTGCACGGCGACTTCCACCCCTGGAATACCCTGGTGCGCGAGGACGGCGGGCGGTTCGACTTCTCGGTGCTGGACCGCAGCAGGGGCGAATTCGGAGAACCAGCCGACGACGTCTCCACCATGAGCCTCAACTTCGTGCTCTTCGGCCTCTACGGCCAGACCGGCACGCCAAGGCTTCAGGGCGACTTCGAGAAGCTCTATACGGCCTTCTGGGAAGAGTACCTGGAACGGACGGGGGACGAGGAGATACTGGAAGTCATTGCGCCTTTTTATGTGTTCCGCGGGCTGGTCATCGCCTCGCCCCAGTGGTACCCCCACCACCCCGAGCCGGTGCGCGAGGGGTTGCTGCGCTTCCTGGAGCGGGTGCTGGAAGAGGAGCGGTTCGACTGGCGGGGGATCAATAAGTATTTGGAGTAA
- a CDS encoding adenylyl-sulfate kinase has translation MQTDGNAALDDTEGPEADKTGAALWFTGLPGSGKSTLARAVLDVLKKRGLDAVLLQMDARRAHYTPRPLYTVKERAEAYRMFAEEAAGLAGEGRIVLMDGSGPQVAMRERARELIERFAEVHLRCGVTTAMKRESARPEGTVMAGLYAKAMKRKATGQKFEGLGQVIGVDVPFEEDPRAELVLDAAASSTDEMLAKVLERFSAWLGHGRE, from the coding sequence ATGCAAACTGACGGAAACGCCGCCCTGGACGACACGGAAGGACCAGAGGCCGACAAGACCGGGGCCGCCCTGTGGTTCACCGGGCTGCCCGGATCGGGCAAGTCCACCCTGGCCAGGGCCGTGCTGGATGTGTTGAAGAAGCGGGGGCTGGACGCGGTGCTCCTCCAGATGGACGCCCGGCGCGCCCACTACACGCCGCGCCCCCTCTACACCGTCAAGGAGCGCGCCGAGGCCTACAGGATGTTCGCCGAGGAGGCCGCCGGCCTGGCCGGGGAGGGCAGGATCGTGCTCATGGACGGTTCCGGCCCGCAGGTGGCCATGCGTGAGCGCGCCCGCGAGCTGATCGAACGCTTCGCGGAGGTGCATCTGCGCTGCGGCGTGACCACGGCCATGAAGCGGGAATCCGCCAGGCCCGAGGGCACGGTCATGGCCGGGCTCTACGCCAAGGCCATGAAGCGCAAAGCCACGGGCCAGAAGTTCGAGGGCCTGGGGCAGGTCATCGGCGTGGACGTCCCCTTCGAGGAGGATCCCCGGGCCGAACTGGTGCTGGACGCGGCCGCCTCGAGCACGGACGAGATGCTGGCCAAGGTGCTGGAGCGCTTTTCCGCCTGGCTTGGGCACGGGCGGGAGTGA
- the miaB gene encoding tRNA (N6-isopentenyl adenosine(37)-C2)-methylthiotransferase MiaB, translating to MKFHVLTFGCQMNAADSGWLGRSLEGLGWEQVPAGEAQVYVVNTCSVRDKPEQKVYSLLGRLSEHLERDPSIFCAVGGCVAQQVGTKLWNRFPFVRLVFGTDGVSQAPAALARLAREPKLRLSLLDFTEDYLERDPALPGKAASPTAFVNIMQGCDNFCAYCIVPHVRGRQKSRASAAVLQECFALAGSGVREVTLLGQNVNSYGLDAGGDGVLFPQLLRAVAAIPGIERIRFTTSHPKDLAEEVIEAFGDLPNLCPSLHLPVQSGSDAVLRRMGRKYTVDQYLKKVEGLRRARPDISLSTDFIVGFPGETEADFKATLDLMRQVRFEGSFSFLYSDRPGVASVKMEPKVPDEIKSWRLAELQALQNAQQEAMLESLAGTTAKVLVEGPGFRRGSEEPAWRGRDEAGRVVNFAGPAEPDLTGRIVSVRITQAKKHSLWGEGAS from the coding sequence ATGAAGTTTCACGTCCTCACGTTCGGCTGCCAGATGAACGCGGCCGACTCCGGCTGGCTCGGCCGCAGCCTTGAGGGCCTCGGCTGGGAACAGGTCCCCGCCGGAGAGGCCCAGGTCTATGTGGTCAACACCTGCTCCGTGCGCGACAAGCCCGAGCAGAAGGTCTACAGCCTGCTTGGCAGGCTCTCCGAACACCTCGAACGCGATCCCTCCATATTCTGCGCCGTGGGCGGCTGCGTGGCCCAGCAGGTGGGCACCAAGCTCTGGAACCGCTTTCCCTTCGTGCGCCTGGTCTTCGGCACGGACGGCGTGTCCCAGGCCCCGGCCGCCCTGGCCCGCCTGGCCCGCGAACCCAAGCTTCGCCTGTCGCTTCTGGATTTCACCGAAGACTACCTGGAGCGCGACCCGGCCCTGCCCGGAAAGGCCGCCTCGCCCACGGCCTTCGTCAACATCATGCAGGGCTGCGACAACTTCTGCGCCTACTGCATCGTGCCCCACGTGCGCGGCCGCCAGAAGTCCCGGGCCAGCGCCGCGGTGCTTCAGGAGTGCTTCGCGCTGGCGGGTTCGGGCGTCAGGGAGGTCACGCTCCTGGGGCAGAACGTGAACAGCTACGGCCTGGACGCGGGCGGCGACGGAGTGCTCTTCCCGCAGCTTCTGCGCGCCGTGGCCGCCATTCCCGGCATCGAGCGCATCCGCTTCACCACCTCGCACCCCAAGGACCTGGCCGAGGAGGTCATCGAGGCTTTCGGCGACCTGCCCAACCTCTGCCCCAGCCTGCACCTGCCGGTGCAGTCCGGGTCGGACGCGGTGCTGAGACGCATGGGGCGCAAGTACACGGTCGATCAATATTTGAAGAAGGTCGAAGGACTGCGCAGGGCGCGCCCGGACATTTCGCTTTCCACGGATTTCATCGTGGGGTTTCCCGGCGAAACCGAGGCGGATTTCAAGGCCACGCTCGACCTCATGCGCCAGGTGCGCTTCGAGGGCTCCTTCTCCTTCCTCTACAGCGACCGCCCCGGCGTGGCCTCGGTGAAGATGGAGCCCAAGGTGCCGGACGAGATCAAATCCTGGCGGCTGGCCGAGCTTCAGGCCTTGCAAAATGCCCAGCAGGAGGCCATGCTGGAAAGCCTGGCCGGAACCACGGCCAAGGTGCTGGTTGAAGGCCCAGGCTTTCGCAGGGGAAGTGAGGAGCCGGCCTGGCGCGGCCGGGACGAGGCCGGGCGGGTGGTGAACTTCGCGGGTCCGGCCGAGCCGGACCTCACGGGGCGTATCGTTTCGGTGCGTATCACCCAGGCCAAGAAGCATTCACTCTGGGGGGAGGGGGCGTCATGA
- a CDS encoding bifunctional nuclease family protein, whose product MIEMKVFGLALDEDTQAPVLILKDVEDTITLPIWIGAMEAMAISLTLNEVKLPRPMTHDLLLTALGLLGGTVRAVSVTELKEGTFFAVISVDQGGKLIEIDARPSDAVALALRAGASILVDPKVIASLSEAKPKPGASAEGEDKWADILESYNPDDTKYKM is encoded by the coding sequence ATGATAGAGATGAAGGTTTTCGGGCTGGCCCTGGACGAGGACACCCAGGCCCCGGTGCTCATCCTCAAGGACGTCGAGGACACGATCACCCTGCCCATCTGGATCGGCGCCATGGAAGCCATGGCCATATCGCTCACGCTCAACGAGGTGAAGCTGCCCCGGCCCATGACCCACGACCTGCTGCTCACCGCGCTCGGGCTCCTGGGCGGCACGGTGCGCGCCGTGTCGGTCACGGAACTCAAGGAAGGCACCTTCTTCGCGGTGATCTCCGTGGACCAGGGGGGCAAGCTGATCGAGATCGACGCGCGTCCTTCGGACGCCGTGGCCCTGGCCCTGCGCGCCGGGGCGTCCATCCTGGTGGACCCCAAGGTGATCGCGTCCCTGTCCGAGGCCAAGCCCAAGCCCGGAGCGAGCGCCGAGGGCGAGGACAAGTGGGCCGACATCCTGGAAAGCTACAACCCCGACGACACCAAATACAAGATGTAG
- a CDS encoding histidinol phosphate phosphatase domain-containing protein — translation MIDLHTHTTFSDGELIPAELVRRAAKAGYKGLAITDHADPSNMYHIIENLRRFADETGPYLDCNLAVGVELTHCPPALIPGLIVEARRAGAMLVVVHGETIVEPVARGTNLAAIEGGADVLAHPGLITEQEVALAAEKGVCLEITTRKGHSLTNGHVAMMARKLKAKLVIDNDAHAPGDLVSQEMRRMIALGCGLTADELQKAEKNAEAIFQKLLHKKV, via the coding sequence ATGATCGACCTGCACACCCACACCACGTTCTCCGACGGCGAACTCATCCCCGCCGAACTCGTGCGCCGCGCCGCCAAGGCCGGGTACAAGGGGCTGGCCATCACCGACCACGCCGACCCCTCCAACATGTACCACATCATCGAGAACCTGCGCCGTTTCGCCGATGAGACCGGCCCATACTTGGACTGCAACCTGGCCGTGGGCGTGGAGCTGACCCACTGTCCGCCCGCGCTGATCCCCGGGCTTATCGTGGAGGCCCGGCGCGCCGGGGCCATGCTGGTGGTGGTGCACGGCGAGACCATCGTGGAGCCCGTGGCCAGGGGGACCAACCTTGCGGCCATCGAGGGCGGCGCGGACGTGCTGGCCCATCCTGGGCTCATCACCGAGCAGGAGGTGGCCCTGGCCGCCGAGAAAGGCGTGTGCCTGGAGATCACCACCCGCAAGGGCCATAGCCTGACCAACGGGCACGTGGCCATGATGGCCCGCAAGTTGAAAGCCAAGCTGGTCATCGACAACGACGCCCACGCGCCCGGCGACCTGGTGTCCCAGGAGATGCGGCGCATGATCGCCCTGGGCTGCGGCCTCACCGCCGACGAACTCCAGAAGGCCGAGAAGAACGCCGAGGCCATCTTCCAGAAGCTCCTGCACAAGAAGGTGTAG
- a CDS encoding M15 family metallopeptidase, translating into MRLVKKIILPLLVLSILIASSAFADKTSDLELMRRFYPEAVKSIDAGGLTLSDGVRLVYDDGRVKTPEQALDDPDIEDMLAQPYPLGPVTSEPEPNFHPGRRRITAFFKAVYGHDPAEVKANLVPVPFLNTTVMFNSRNGAAKALEAVGRELESLAARPDIRARLMPISGTFAWRAIAGTERLSMHSFGAAIDLNAKRNTYWQWYKGNDPLGLRKAFPPEVTEVFERHGFIWGGKWAEFDIMHFEYRPELIAKARAGK; encoded by the coding sequence GTGCGCCTCGTGAAAAAGATCATCCTTCCCCTGCTCGTTCTTTCGATCCTGATTGCCTCCTCCGCCTTCGCGGACAAGACCTCCGACTTGGAACTCATGCGCCGCTTCTACCCCGAGGCGGTGAAATCCATCGACGCGGGCGGGCTCACGCTGAGCGACGGCGTGCGCCTGGTCTACGACGACGGCAGGGTGAAGACTCCCGAGCAGGCCCTGGACGACCCCGACATCGAGGACATGCTGGCCCAGCCCTATCCCCTGGGGCCGGTCACGTCGGAGCCGGAGCCTAACTTCCATCCCGGACGCAGGCGCATTACCGCCTTTTTCAAGGCCGTCTACGGCCACGACCCGGCCGAAGTGAAGGCCAACCTGGTGCCGGTGCCCTTCCTGAACACCACCGTCATGTTCAATTCCCGCAACGGCGCGGCCAAGGCCTTGGAGGCCGTGGGGCGGGAGCTTGAATCCCTGGCCGCCAGGCCGGACATCCGGGCGCGTCTTATGCCAATAAGCGGCACCTTCGCCTGGCGGGCCATCGCGGGCACGGAGCGCCTGTCCATGCACAGCTTCGGCGCGGCCATCGATCTGAACGCCAAGCGCAACACCTACTGGCAGTGGTACAAGGGCAACGATCCCCTGGGGCTGCGCAAAGCATTCCCCCCCGAGGTGACGGAGGTCTTCGAGCGCCACGGCTTCATCTGGGGCGGCAAGTGGGCCGAGTTCGACATCATGCACTTCGAGTACCGTCCGGAACTCATCGCCAAGGCCAGGGCCGGGAAATGA